Sequence from the Verrucomicrobiota bacterium genome:
AAACAAAACCCTGGTTATTGCCGTGGCCGACACCGGTCCCGGCTTGGCGCCGGATATCGTCGAGCGCGTTTTCGACAAGTTTTACCGCGCTCCCTCGGCCGCCGCAGGCGGCACGGGTTTGGGGCTATCCATTGTGAAGGGCTTCATGGAAGCCCAGGGCGGACGCGTCCAGGCGGCGAACCGGCCCGGCGGCGGCGCGGTGTTTACCCTCCGGTTGCCGCTGGGCGACCCGCCGCCGGTTACTCCCGAGGTGAATCCATGACTGACAAATCCACCATCAAACCAACCGCGTTGATCATTGACGACGAGATCCAGATGCGCCGCTTGCTGCGGGTGAACTTGGAATCCAACGGCTATCGCGTTGTGGAAGCGGCCAATGGGCAGGAGGGCATCACCCAGGTTGCCCAATGGCGACCCGCCGTGGTCGTGCTGGATCTGGGATTGCCGGATATGGATGGGGTCACAGTTCTCAAACGCCTTCGCGAATGGAGCCAGGTGCCGGTGGTGGTGCTTTCCGTGCGCGACCGTGAGGAAGACAAGGTCGCCGCGCTGGATAATGGTGCCGATGATTACGTTACCAAGCCTTTCAGCACCGGCGAATTGCTCGCCCGATTGCGTACCGCGCAGCGCCACGCCCAACCGGCGGCGGAGCTTACCGTGTTTCATGCGGGCGAGCTCGAAGTGGATCTGACCGCGCGCCTGGTGAAGCTGAAAGGCAGGGAAGTCCGCCTGACCGCCACGGAGTACAATCTCTTGCGCCTGTTTGTTTTGAACGCGGGCAAGGTGTTGACCCATCGGCAAATCCTGCGCGAAGTCTGGGGGCCGAACGCCGTCGAGCAAACGCACTATCTGCGGGTTTACATTGCCCACCTGCGGGAGAAATTGGAGCTGGATCCCGCCAGCCCCCAACTCATCACCACCGAACCCGGCATTGGCTATCGCCTGATTGCCTGAAAGGAATTTGCTTTTTTGAGCCATACAGACCTCCTATCGCCGGACTGGCCGCGATGCGGTTAGCAAGGTCAGGGAGCCAGCGAAAGGGCGAGGAGCGATGGGGAAGAGGGATATTGGGCGTAAAAACATGCTGCTGAGAGAGGTTGTCGGATGTAAAAAAAAGGACTATGGTGATTCCGAACTGTGATCGCTACTCCGTCAAAGACTGTTTGCCATCCGGGCGAATCTCGCACCGGCAAGCATGCTTTTGCCCGGCACCTTCGACCCTCGGTTGAACAGGAACTTGCGGAATGTGAGGACGAACTGGAGAAACGCCATATACTGGGGCAGTTCCTCACGCCTGATGCCATGGCTGATTTCATGGCTTCTCTTTTTACGGACCACTGGCGTACCATAAACCTGCTTGATGCTGGAGCCGGAGCTGGGGCCCTGTCCGTCGCCCTGGTGCGTAAAGTCTGTGCATCTCACCATAAACCAAGGGAGATTACCATAACGGCTTATGAACTCGATCCCGCCTTGCTAGCAGTATTGCGCGATAACTACGCCCGATGCCAGGTTTTGTGCGCGCAGGCCGGTATTCACTTTTCCGCGATTGTTCACCATGCGGATTTCATTGAAGCAGTGACGCCCATGGTGCGCGGAGAATTATTCGCGCCACCAGCGCCCAAATTCAATTTGGCCATTGTCAATCCGCCTTACCGAAAAATCCGCAGTGATTCCACCACGCGCCTGTGCTTGCGGTCGGCAGGCATCGAAACCAGTAACTTGTACACCGCGTTTCTGGCGTTGATTATTCGGTTGCTTGCCAATGACGGCGAACTGATTGCCATCACTCCGCGTAGTTTCTGCAATGGCCCATATTTCAAACCCTTTCGCGAGGATTTTCTGGCGCAAATGGCTTTGCGACGACTGCATGAATTTGAATCGCGCTCGGCGGCTTTCAGTGCTAATGACGTCTTACAGGAGAATATCATTTTCCACGCAGTAAAATCCCGGCAGCACTCGAAGCAGGTTATTATCTCCAGCAGCAGCGGCGAAGCCCACGGCAA
This genomic interval carries:
- a CDS encoding response regulator — protein: MTDKSTIKPTALIIDDEIQMRRLLRVNLESNGYRVVEAANGQEGITQVAQWRPAVVVLDLGLPDMDGVTVLKRLREWSQVPVVVLSVRDREEDKVAALDNGADDYVTKPFSTGELLARLRTAQRHAQPAAELTVFHAGELEVDLTARLVKLKGREVRLTATEYNLLRLFVLNAGKVLTHRQILREVWGPNAVEQTHYLRVYIAHLREKLELDPASPQLITTEPGIGYRLIA
- a CDS encoding Eco57I restriction-modification methylase domain-containing protein — its product is MIATPSKTVCHPGESRTGKHAFARHLRPSVEQELAECEDELEKRHILGQFLTPDAMADFMASLFTDHWRTINLLDAGAGAGALSVALVRKVCASHHKPREITITAYELDPALLAVLRDNYARCQVLCAQAGIHFSAIVHHADFIEAVTPMVRGELFAPPAPKFNLAIVNPPYRKIRSDSTTRLCLRSAGIETSNLYTAFLALIIRLLANDGELIAITPRSFCNGPYFKPFREDFLAQMALRRLHEFESRSAAFSANDVLQENIIFHAVKSRQHSKQVIISSSSGEAHGKVKQREVEYHDVVSPSDPDQFIHFVGDDNQAKVRKTMQQLSTSLPDLGLTVSTGRVVDFRARDFLRQQPERGTVPLIYPCHFNGGFVNWPKPKGRKPNAIVDDKNTRELLVPAGVYVLVKRFTSKEERRRVVACIYDSERINADWVGFENHLNYFHTNGVGLPDGLAKGLAAFLNSTLVDAFFRQFNGHTQVNATDLRSLRYPSKKQLFQLGREVGAHGLEQAQLDLLVERVLDVTS